The Streptosporangiales bacterium genomic sequence CCCGTCGACACCCTCTTCGGGGAGAGGCGGCACGACGTTCAGGAGACCGTCCTGTCCGTCCGCGGCCTCACCGACGGCCACATCGGCCCCGTCGACCTGGAGGTCCGGCGAGGAGAGGTGCTCGGCGTCGGCGGGCTCGTCGGCTCCGGCAGGTCCGAGCTGGCCCGCCTCATCTTCGGGGTCGACCGCGCCACCGCCGGCACCGTGGAGGTCTCCGGCCGGCGGGTGCGCCCCGGCTCTCCCGCCGCCGCCATGCGGGCGGGCCTGGCCTTCGTACCCGAGGACCGCAAGGCGCTCGGCCTCGTCCTCGACCACTCCGTCGAGTCCAACATGGTGCTCGCCAGCATGCCGTCGGTCTCCAGCTCCGGCGTGGTCCGGCGCACGCGCTCACACGCGGCGTGCCGGGAGGAGCGGGACCGGCTGCGCATCAAGATGGGTCCACTCGGCCAACCCGTGCGCCAGCTCTCGGGCGGCAACCAGCAGAAGGTGCTGCTTGCCAAATGGCTGCGCACCGAGCCCCAGGTGCTGATCCTCGACGAGCCCACCCGCGGCGTCGACATCGGCGCCAAGGCCGACATCTACCGGATCATCGACGACTGTGCCGCCCGCGGCATGGGCGTCGTCGTCATCTCCTCCGAGCTCCCCGAGCTCATCGGCCTGGCGGACCGTGTTCTCGTGATGCGGCGGAGCCAGGTCGTCGCCGAACTGCCGGGAGCGGGCCTGACCGAGGAGGCAGTCATGCAACCGGCCTTCGGCCTCACGGCCGGCAACGGAGAGGGAGCATCGTGATGAGCGACTTCGGATCGTCGGCGCCGCCGACCACGAAGCCGACGGCGACCAACGCGCCCGCGGAGAGCTCCACCTCGCTGATGGCGACCGTCGGGCGCAGCAACCAGATCGGTGTCGCTCTGGCGCTGGTCGCCCTGGTGGCCCTGATGGCGTTCATCGCGCCCTACTTCTGGACGACCGGCAACCTGCTCGAGGTGATGCGCCAGGTCTCCGCGATCGCGATCCTCGCCGCGGGAGGCACGTTCGTCATCCTCACCGCCGGCATCGACCTCTCCGTCGGCTCGGCGCTCGGGCTCTGCGCGATGGTCGCGATCGTCGCCGCGGACAACGGCCTCTCACCGTGGACCGCGATCCTGCTCTGCCTGGTCGCGGGGGTCGCGATCGGACTGGTCAACGGCGTCGTCACCGCGTTCCTGGCACTCCCCGCGTTCATCGTCACGCTGGCCGCGTTGACCTACCTCCGCGGCTTCGTCTACGTCGGCACCGGCGGCACCACGGTGACCCCCAGCGAGGTCGCGTTCTCGTGGATCGGCCAGTCCAGCCTGCTCGGCGTGCCCGTCGCCGCGTGGATCATGATCGTGGTCTACGCGGGCGGCTGGTTCCTGCTCAACCGCACGATCTTCGGCCGGCAGATCTACGCCATCGGCGGCAACGCCGAGGCCGCCAGGCTGAGCGGGATCAGCGTCCGGCGGGTCACGGCGATGGCCTACGTCATCTCCGGCCTGACCGCGGGCATCGCCGGGCTGATCATCGCCGCCCGCCTGCAGAGCGCCGTGCCCGACCTCGGCTCGGGCTACGAGCTCAACGCGATCGCCGCGATCGTGCTCGGCGGGACCTCGCTGATGGGCGGCCGCGGCTCCCTGGTGGGCACGCTGATCGGTGCCCTCTTCATCGGGGTGCTCTCCAACGGCATGACGCTGATGAACGTGGAGTCGTTCTACCAGCAGATCATCATGGGCTTCGTGATCCTGCTGGCCGTGCTGGTCGACCGCCTGCGCCGCAGAGGCGGTCGGCGCCTCGAGGGCTCCGGTTGACCGAAGGAACGTGATCAACGTGGAGGACCCTGGCGGGCATCCCTACGGGTGAAGGGTGACCACCTCGGCTGGGTCCCCAGCGTGGGGAACCGGTCACGTCCGTTGGAGGTGACGCACCGCTGCACATCGCGATTCGGGGTCCCACCGGCTGCAGCATGTCCGAACCCCGACTCACGATGTCAACACCACGGCACCCGCCCGCAACGCCCGTGCCAGGACCCGTGAGGGGCACCCTCACCGTGCCTGGGCACGGTGAGGGTGCCCCTCACGCCATCCTGGATCAACCGCTTCTCGGGGTGCCTCTCACACGCACTCCCTTCACCACCAGCCAGAGCGCCAGCGAGAGCTCGCCCACGAACGGGGGCAGCAGGATCCAGGGGAAGAGCACGTTCGACACCGAGGGCGCGAGGATCGACGCCAGACTGTTCACGAAGTAGCAGACACCCGCCGCGATCATCAACACGCCGATGAGGCGCGGCATGAGTCGCGAGCGCATGATCAGCACGCCAGTCAGCGTGCAGAAGCCCGCGAAGAAGAGGAGTGCGAAGCCGAAACCGGTCGCGAACTGTCCGATCTCGAGGTAGGCCAGCGCCTGCCGCTGCCCCTCGCCCAGCGCGCCGAGCGCGCCGCGCTCCTCGACCATCGCGAGCGGCACGTAGAGGTGGAGAAGGCTCACCGCCTCGATCGTCACGTCGACGAGCGTGAAGACGAGCGCCGCCCGGGCGAGCGTCGCCTGTACCGGCTTGAGCAGCCCGTAGAGGATGACGCCCACCAGCGCGGCGGCGATGAGGTAGAGAAGGTGGACCGCCAACCCCAGGCGCCACAGCTGCTCGCCCGCCGCGATCTCCCGTATCGTCGCCGCGGCGTCACCCGCCACGATCAGCGGTTCCCGCACGAACCCTTCGACGAACAAGCCGCCGGCGATCACGACGAGGTAGCAGAGGCCTGCGATCCGCGCCTGCCGCACCAGCGGTGTATGACGAGCCGGTTCACTCATGCGCCGTCACTCCCTCGACTCACTGTTCGGCCTCACGTGGCGACGACGCTGGGTCCGATACGAGAGTCTCCGCAAGCAGCGACGGCTCGGTGGAGGTGGCGGGAATCGAACCCGCGTCCTTCGGTGACAAGGCAGGGCTTCTCCGGGCGCAGCCGGTATGTCGTGTTACTCGGTCCCGGCAGTCCTACTGGCAAGCTGCCGACGAACCCAGCCGCTGTGCGCTGTCCCGTGCATGTCCCGCGGCCGGGCTAGCACGGTGAGCCTTCTCGCTGATGCCAGGATCCGGGCCGAAGGCACTCCCGGGCTGACACCTTCGCTAGCTCGCTTTAGGCAGCGAGAGCGAAGGAGTTGCGCTGTGAATTGGCGCTTATCTTTAGTGCAGCGCGTGGTTTGCGAGCTCAGCGCTACCATCCTCGGCCCGCTTCCCCTGCTTCGACATCCGAAGTCGAAACCGTTCACCCCCTATGCAGTTGTCCCCCCACCCTACCCAGCCGAGCGCCCCAGGCGCACCGGGTATCCGGATGGTGATGAGGGAAGCCGGGGGTCTGGGGCTGGGCCCCAGAAGAGAGACCCCCGTGGCGACGAAGCACCCCGAACTGCTCCGCGCCACGGGGGTGTGGGCGCCCGCCGGTGCCTGTAGCAGGCACCCACCGACGTCCTCCCGGGAGGACGTCATTCACAGGCAGTTCATTGCCCCCAATGCCGCCTGCACACACATCAACGCGCCGGCGGGCCAATTGGTTGTCGCGTCGGAGGAAGATTTTTCGCTCTGGTGTTACCACGACTACGCACCGAGGCGGAGGACGCGCCGCGGATTGTCCCAGCACACGGACCGCAGCCAGCGGTCACCGAGGCCGAGCCGGGCCAGCGCCGCCAGCTGGTGGGCGTACGGGTACGGGATGTTCGGGAAGTCCGAGCCGAGCACGATCCGGTCGCCGTGGTCGGCCAACCGGGAGACGAGGCCGGCGGGGAACGGGGCGCCGAGCTCGGCGAAGAAGTCGGTGCAGGCCATGGTGGTGTCGAGGTGGAGGCGCTCGAACCGGTCGGCGAGGTCCAGGAACGCCGCGTACTCCGGGGCACCGAGGTGCGCGATGACCGCGGTGAGCCGGGGATGGGCGGCGAGCACCTCGGCGAAGATCTCGGGACCTGTGTACCTGCCGGGCCGCGGGCCGCTTCCGCAGTGCACGACCACGGGGACGCCGGCGTCGGCGAGCGCACCCCAGACGCCGGTGAGCAGCGGGTCCCTGGGGTCGTAGCCGCCGACCTGGACGTGCGCCTTGACCACCTGCGCGCCGGACGCCACCGCCTCCCCCACGTAGCCCTCGGCCCCGGGCTCCGCGAAGAACGTGGCACTGCGGAGTGCCCCCGGGTTACGGGCGGCGAACTCCGCCGCCCACGCGTTGAGCGAGACCGCCATGCCCGGCTTGTGCGGATAGCTCAGGGCCCCGAAGCGGACGACGCCGAGCTCGCCGAGGTGGGCGACCCGGGCGTCCTCGTCGAGGTGGCGGTAGTGGATGGGCCACGGGTGGTCGATCAGGGGTCCGGCGTTGTCGAAGTACTCCCAGACCCGCTGGTGCAGTCTCGGCGGCATGAAGTGCACGTGCAGGTCGACCAGGCCGGGGAGCCCGAGCACGCGGAGGAAACCGGGCACCTCGGCGTCGGTCCGTGGGGAGGTGGTGGTCACCCGGCGGATGCTACTGGCGCGGTACGCAGGATGCCCCGCACGCCTGCGCGGAAGTCGTCCTCGTCGACGTCGAGGATGGTGAGCTGCAGCATGAAGCCTTGGACGATCGCGGCGAGAGCCCTGGCGAGCTTCTCCGGCGCGACGTCGTCGCTCAGGACGCCCACCGCCTGGTACATGCGGGCGACCCGCGTCAGCCGCTCGAACACGATGCCCACGTTGGTGCGCAGGGCGTCGGCGACGGCGGGGGTGCGGATCGCCTCGCTCCACACCTGACCGATGAGGCGCGCGAGCCCCTCGAGCTCGTTCGCCTCGCGGATGGCGGAGAAGAGCATGCCGAACACCTCGTCGAGCGGCGGCAGGTCGTCGGGGTCGAGCTCCTCGAGTCGGTCGGTCACGGCCGAGATCTTCGTCTGCGCGATCGCCCCGATGATCTCGTCCTTGCTCGTGAAGTAGCGGTAGACGGCGCCGGCGGACAGCCCGGCCTCGGCGAAGATGTGCTGCATCGACGTGGTGTGGAAGCCGTTGCGGATGAAGCAGCGCCGCGCGGCGTCGAGGATCTGGCGGCGGCGCGCGTCGAGGTGCTCCTGGCTGACTCGTGGCATGGGCACAAAATAGAACGAACATTCGCTCTTGACAAGAGCGGCGGCCGGGCGCACCGTGGTCACCGTAAAAGGAACATTCATTCTCTTGGGAGGCGGTCATGTCGGACCACGCAACCTCGGACCGCCGGCGCGGGCTACTGGGCTGGGCCGCGCTCGTCGTCCTCGTCCCCCTCGTCGTCGCCCTGGCGGTCACGGCGTTCACCTGGCCGAACGCCAGGATCGAACCGCGCGACCTGCCGATCGGGGTCGTCGGCCCGCCGTCCGCGACGGCACAGGTCACCGAGCGGCTCGCGGGCGAGCCTGGGGCGTTCGAGGCGCACCTCTACCGGTCCGAGGCGGCCGCGCGCGAGGCGATCGAGGACCGGACGGTGTACGGCGCGATCATGGTCGAGCAGGGCAGCGCGCCCACCGTGCTCACCGCGACCGCCGCCAGCCCGATGGTCGCGAGCCTGCTGACCCAGTCGGTGACGGCCGGCCTGCCGCCGCAGCAGCGCGCGCAGGTACGCGTCGTCGACGTCGTCCCGACCGCCGCGGGCGACCCGCGCGGGTCGCTGCTCGGCGCCTCGGTGTTTCCGCTGATGCTGGCCGGCCTGATCACCGGCGCACTGGCGTTCTACCTCACCAGGACGTTGCGCGGCCGGCTGCTCGGCCTGCTCGCCTCGTCGGCCGTCACCGGTGCCGTGGTTGGCCTGCTGCTGCAGACCTGGTTGGACGGGCTCGCCGGGGACTGGCTCGCGAACGCGGGCGTGTTCGCGCTCGTCACGTTCGCCATCGGCGCGACCGTCGCCGGGCTCACGGCGGCCGTCGGGCGCGTCGGGATCGGCCTCGCGAGCCTGCTCTTCATGCTGCTGGGCAACCCCGCCTCCGGCATGACGTCGGCGCCGGAGCTGCTGCCGCAGTGGTTCGCGGCCCTCGGCCAGCTGCTGCCGCTAGGCGCCGGCGGTGGGCTGCTCAGGAACGTCGCCTACTTCGACGGCAACGCGATCGGTGGGCACCTGGCGGTCCTGATCACCTGGGCCGTGGTCGGCTGCGTGCTCCTGACCGTGCCGACGCTCGTCCGCCTCGCGAAGCGGGCACGGGCCTCGACGCAAGCAGACGCGGGCACCAGGCTCAGCGCGGCCTGACCGCCGGCCCGGTCAGCGCAGGGCTCGACGCAGTCCGACCGCGCGCTCGATCAGCACCACGAACAGGATCGAGATCGCGATGAGGACGACGGACAGGGCGGCGACCTGCGGATCGGTGCGGAACTGCACGTAGCGGAAGATCTCCACCGGCAGCGTCGTGGTGCCCGACCCGACGACGAACAGCGAGATGACCGCCTCGTCGAACGAGATGAGGAACGCGATGACCGCGCCGGCGAGCACGCCCGACCTGATGAGCGGCAGCGTGACCCGGCGGAACGTCGTGAACGGGCTCGCGCCGAGCACCCGCGCGGCCTCCTCGCACGAGGTGTCGGCGGTCATCAGGCTCATCATCGTGGTGCGCACGACGTACGGGACCGTCACGCCCAGGTGGGCCACCACGAGTCCCGGGTACGTGCCCGTCAGGCCGACCGGCGTCAGCACGAGCAGCAGCGCGAGTCCGAGGGTGATGGTCGGCACCATCAGCGGCGCGACGAAGAGCCCGGTGACGACCCCGCTCCCCCGGAACCTGTGCCGCTGCAATGCGATCGCCGCGGGCACGCCGACGAGAGTGGCGAGCGCCGCCACGATCACGCCCACGATCGCCGACACCTTGAACCCGGCGAGGAAGCCGGCGTTGCGCGTCAGCTCCGCGTACCACTGCAGCGAGAAACCCTGGGGCGGGAAGCGCAGGTACGGCTGGTCGTCGAAGGAGATCACCAGCACCACGAGGATGGGTGCGAGCAGGAACAGGTACAGCAGCGCGATGAGCGCGCGCCAGGCGATCGCCGTCGGTCTCATGGCGCCTCCTCCCCTATCCCTCGAGTGCGCGCACCGCGCGCTGGTAGCAGGCGATCACGACGCCGAACAGCACGAGCAGCATGACCGACAGCGCGGCGGCGAGCGGCCAGTTCAGCGTCATGGTCGCCTGGTTGAAGATCTCGGTCGCCAGCACGAACAGGCGTCCGCCGCCGACCAGTCGCGGGGTCACGAACGACGAGATGCTCAGCACGAACACCAGCAGCGCGGCCGTGATCACGCCGGGCATGCTGAGCGGCAGCGTGACCCGCCAGAACACCTTGGCCCGGTTGGCGCCGAGCGACGAGGCGGCGTGCTCGAGCTCGGCGTCGATGCGACCGAAGCCCGCGAGCATCGCCAGGATCGCGTA encodes the following:
- a CDS encoding ATP-binding cassette domain-containing protein, yielding MAPSDTTVVRMSGIAKVFSGVRVLDDVDFELRAGEVHALAGENGAGKSTLVKILAGIHAPDTGRVEVDGETLVPDVRAVRRAGIAIVHQELMLADNMSVADNLAMGREHRSRIGTLDRRRTRDDARRMLAEVGASFGPSVEVGSLSTGQQQLVEIARALLERPKVLILDEPTAALSAPEVDNLFRLVGDLGRSGTAIAYITHRMEEITQLADRVTVLRDGRHVVTATVSETTPESIVASMVGRPVDTLFGERRHDVQETVLSVRGLTDGHIGPVDLEVRRGEVLGVGGLVGSGRSELARLIFGVDRATAGTVEVSGRRVRPGSPAAAMRAGLAFVPEDRKALGLVLDHSVESNMVLASMPSVSSSGVVRRTRSHAACREERDRLRIKMGPLGQPVRQLSGGNQQKVLLAKWLRTEPQVLILDEPTRGVDIGAKADIYRIIDDCAARGMGVVVISSELPELIGLADRVLVMRRSQVVAELPGAGLTEEAVMQPAFGLTAGNGEGAS
- a CDS encoding ribose ABC transporter permease, with the translated sequence MATVGRSNQIGVALALVALVALMAFIAPYFWTTGNLLEVMRQVSAIAILAAGGTFVILTAGIDLSVGSALGLCAMVAIVAADNGLSPWTAILLCLVAGVAIGLVNGVVTAFLALPAFIVTLAALTYLRGFVYVGTGGTTVTPSEVAFSWIGQSSLLGVPVAAWIMIVVYAGGWFLLNRTIFGRQIYAIGGNAEAARLSGISVRRVTAMAYVISGLTAGIAGLIIAARLQSAVPDLGSGYELNAIAAIVLGGTSLMGGRGSLVGTLIGALFIGVLSNGMTLMNVESFYQQIIMGFVILLAVLVDRLRRRGGRRLEGSG
- a CDS encoding DUF4386 family protein produces the protein MSEPARHTPLVRQARIAGLCYLVVIAGGLFVEGFVREPLIVAGDAAATIREIAAGEQLWRLGLAVHLLYLIAAALVGVILYGLLKPVQATLARAALVFTLVDVTIEAVSLLHLYVPLAMVEERGALGALGEGQRQALAYLEIGQFATGFGFALLFFAGFCTLTGVLIMRSRLMPRLIGVLMIAAGVCYFVNSLASILAPSVSNVLFPWILLPPFVGELSLALWLVVKGVRVRGTPRSG
- a CDS encoding amidohydrolase family protein, with amino-acid sequence MPPRLHQRVWEYFDNAGPLIDHPWPIHYRHLDEDARVAHLGELGVVRFGALSYPHKPGMAVSLNAWAAEFAARNPGALRSATFFAEPGAEGYVGEAVASGAQVVKAHVQVGGYDPRDPLLTGVWGALADAGVPVVVHCGSGPRPGRYTGPEIFAEVLAAHPRLTAVIAHLGAPEYAAFLDLADRFERLHLDTTMACTDFFAELGAPFPAGLVSRLADHGDRIVLGSDFPNIPYPYAHQLAALARLGLGDRWLRSVCWDNPRRVLRLGA
- a CDS encoding TetR family transcriptional regulator translates to MNVPFTVTTVRPAAALVKSECSFYFVPMPRVSQEHLDARRRQILDAARRCFIRNGFHTTSMQHIFAEAGLSAGAVYRYFTSKDEIIGAIAQTKISAVTDRLEELDPDDLPPLDEVFGMLFSAIREANELEGLARLIGQVWSEAIRTPAVADALRTNVGIVFERLTRVARMYQAVGVLSDDVAPEKLARALAAIVQGFMLQLTILDVDEDDFRAGVRGILRTAPVASAG
- a CDS encoding ABC transporter permease subunit gives rise to the protein MRPTAIAWRALIALLYLFLLAPILVVLVISFDDQPYLRFPPQGFSLQWYAELTRNAGFLAGFKVSAIVGVIVAALATLVGVPAAIALQRHRFRGSGVVTGLFVAPLMVPTITLGLALLLVLTPVGLTGTYPGLVVAHLGVTVPYVVRTTMMSLMTADTSCEEAARVLGASPFTTFRRVTLPLIRSGVLAGAVIAFLISFDEAVISLFVVGSGTTTLPVEIFRYVQFRTDPQVAALSVVLIAISILFVVLIERAVGLRRALR